From Salmo salar chromosome ssa09, Ssal_v3.1, whole genome shotgun sequence:
CATTAAAGAGTTGTAATATCAAggcatatttttgtattttgtgtgCATCCTTTGTCCTGACTGTTGTTTCTTGTTCTTCCTCAGGGGGGCTCTGTGCTGGCATCTCCCTTCCTGAAGGGCTTCCTGGCTGGCTATATGGTGGCCAAGCTCCGTTCCTCAGCTGTCATAGGAGTGGTACTGGGAACATTCACAGGCATCTACGCTGCACAGAACTATCAGGTTCCCAACATCGAAAGCACCCTGAAAGACTATATGAGTTTGTTTAGAAAAGGACCCAAGTAATGGGAAGAACCAGGCCTAGGCTTCATCTTATAACTGCCTGAGGTTTAGGGCACAAGCACCATGTCTCTTTTTCAGAGGCTCAAACCTCTCCTTTGTATACTGTAAAAAATAATATTTCGTTTTAACTGGATTGTGGTGTGAAAGAGTGGGTTTGCTTTGGGTTTTGTGCAAATGTTAAAGGGTAAATCTGTCAGTGCCCTGGGAAAATATGTTATTCTCTCTGCTGATCAGATTCTAAAGTTTGTAAAAGGGGATAAGGTTATGTGCCTTGAGTGTAAGGTTACATTGCAGGGGTGTTTGACTGCTTGCCTTAGTAACATTGCCTGGTGCAGCCATCTAGGCCTAATTGATTTTGAATCAATGATGTGAACAACAAGACAGTGTCCCTTTTTTGTTTTCTGAGcagaaataccttttttttttaccagcttAAAATCCCAAATACCTTGAATATCATGTTATTGTTGAATAGATTTGGCCAAAATGATGGGATTTGTTGCTAATTTAATGTTAAGACTTAAGGTGAGGGTATTTGTATATTCAGACATATGCTAGTTAttcaggggtgttagtgacatgCAGTATTGAGAATGAGTGTGATCCAGAACATGGGGTCTGGGTCCCTGTTGCAGCAGGTGGTGGATGAAGGGGAGTCCTCCTGGCCACTCCGCTCCTGACTGGGTACCTGTCTGCCCTGCACGCCTCCCTGTTCCTAGGCTGCGGACCAGGCGAGTCCCAGCCTTCACATCACAGCCTTGTGCTGGTCTACTATTTCATCTCAGGGCTAGTAGCCGTCTACACAGAGCGGTTGCTGAAGAGCCAGCGACTACCCCTGTACCTGCATGtgtttggagtggccatcaacaGGGTTTCCCACCTCTCTAGCATGGGGGGGAGAACAGGGTTTCCTGGAGGATTACTCAGGGGTGGCGTGGGCCATTGTGGCAGGGCATGCAGCTAACGGGTTGCTGATGTCAGTACTGCTGAACGATGGTAGTGGCATCCCCAGGCTATTTGTCATCTCCTGCTCTATGCTGGTCAACACCCTCCTATCCTGGGTTCTACTGGGCCTGCAGTTCACCCCCTTCTTTCTGTTACCCACTTCTATGATCAGCCTGGCAGCCTAGCTGTACTACAGGTAGCAGGACTCTGCCTGAACATACCTGTGTTATGGACAGTGGACCTCTGCTAACTCCCATTCCACTGCTCCACCACAATCTCTGGCAGCATTATTTACCAGATGATGCATTGACATTGATTGTCATTCAGgttgaaatgtattttttatgaTGCATTTATTTATATAATTTTACTTTAGTGACTCATAGTATTTTTAATTTAGTTAATTATTTGAAGATTACAATTATGCAATAGAAGCTGCACTTTAGGTGTCTTGCAGACCCTTCCATCACATTGTCACTGGTTTATTTGCTGCACACTGCCTACTTTTCACTAGCCATATTCATACTTGTCTTTTCTTCAATATATCATGGGTGGACTAATATAAATTGTTGGGTTTGGGTAATACGTCTACATTACACAACACTTGAGTGGTGCTATGATTGTCAGTATGGTCATTTTACTAGCATTTATAATTTTCTCTGCCAAGTAAAATGTCAAAAGATACAATATGGTGCAGAAAGTGTTTTAagaaatatttcattttatttttgttttttttctattCAAAATAAAATGCCATAAATTCAAAAATATTTTCACTGTCCCATGAGGTCATCCCGCACACAGGATGTCCTTTAGCTCAGCCAATGCtacagaggaaagagggagaacaTTTACAGATTTTTGGATGAACTAGGAATAATAAATACTTAATGTatgaaatacataattatttcggtgatttaaaatacattttcttaAATTAGGATCTAGGACAGGGATGGGCCCTTTTGTAGGCCCTCGGATGAATTTCCCCCAGTCGGTGTctaaacttactgttgagagtttgaATAGTAGAATtcacaaggtgcaatttagacATTTGGCTGTGGgcatcagcagtttctcttgtaatatcagtcactcaattagccaatgCCCATCCTCCGAAACagtctaatagtttgcaagtcctgccacattcaagctctgtcaagttggttgttgagtATGGCTGTCCAGCAGTGATCAAGTCATGCAATAGATTTTTAAGTCGATTTAAGTCaaactaactaggccactcaggaacattcaatgttgtcttggtaagcaacatatttggctttgtgttttaggttattgtcctgctgaaaggtgaatgtctcccagtgtctgttggaaagcagactgaaccaagttttcctctatgattttcctgtgcttaactccattcggtttctttttatcctaaaaaaaactccctagtccttgccgatgacaagcatacccataacatgatccagccaccaccatgcttgaaaatgttgtttttgccccaaacacaactttgtattcaggatgtaaaagtacatttctttacgacatttttagcagttttacttgccttattgcaaacaggatgcatgttttggaatatttttattctgtacaggtttccttttcactctgtaatttagcttaatattgtggagtaagtacaatgttgttgatccatcctcagttttctccaatcacagccattcaactctaactgttttaaagtcaccctgagcgttttccttcctctccggcaactgagttaggaaggacgtctgtatctttgtagtgattgggtgtattgacacaccatccaaattgtaattaataactttgccATGCTCAAAacgatattcagtgtctgctttcttaatttttacccatctaccattaGGTGctgttctttgcgaggcattggaaaacctccctggtctttgtggttgaatctgtgtttgaaatgcactgctcgtctgaaggaccttacagataatgaattatatgtgtgtggtacagagatgaggtagtcataaaaaaagaATGTTAAAGACTATTAATGTActcagtgagtccatgcaacttctcatgtgacttgttaagcaaatgtttactcctgaacttattttaggcttgccataacaaaggggttgaatacttattgactcaagacatttcagcttttcatttttgatcaattagtaaaaatgtctaaacataattccactttgacattataggctattgtgtgtaggccagtggcaaaaaaaatctcaatttaatcaattttaatttcAGAATGTAACAACAAAATCTGGAATGTGAATACACCGTATGTTATACAAGTGTCATCCAGGTGAGTAAGTCACCTTTGCAGTGCCGTTTGTTGTCTGCCTGTTGCTGTTGGTTCTGAGGACAGGCAGACTGCATCCTGTATGGTCTCCAGCATTAAGAGTCCTGTACCTGCCCTCTGACACCCTCCTCTGCTCCTCACTCACCTACCTGTACATCCTGAAGACCTGGGGATGAGGGTGGGGAGAGATTAACATGCTGGTGAAAGGTGTGACACTGGAAAGCGCTGGTAAGATATGCAGGGCAGGTTCAAAGATCGACGGTCCTCTATGCAGCAACAAAACGGctggatgaagacagagaaaccgtACAACCTCCAGCCCTACCTGCAGACTCTCCTCCCTGAGAGCGCAGCTCATGCTGGTATCTGTGGTACTGGGTCTCCAGGTCTCTCGGGGCCACAGTGACAGGCCTCTGTATTACCAGGACCTGTCTCTCTGCCCAGGACCAGCAGCTCCCTCTGGTGGCCCTCAGCCTGACCACAAGGGGAGAGTTATGGAAGCAAGACATTTGACGGTTTGATTGTCGTAAGGCGTTGGCAATATCTTGACTAAATCAATCTCTCATATGTTTAACTCTTAGCCGACAACCTAATTGAGCTAATAATAAAAtgcccatcaaaatctgtctaagctagagatacactacatgactaaaagttggacatgtcattccaaaatcaggagcattaatatggagttggtcccccctttgctgccataacagcctccactcttctgggaagcctttccactagatgttggaacattgctgcagggacttgcttccattcagccactagagcattagtgagatcgggcactgatattaggtgattaggcctggctcgcagtcggtgttccaattaatcccaaaggtgttcgatggagttgaggtcagggctctgtgcaggccagtcacgttcttccacaccgatctcaacaaaccatttatgtatggaccccgctttgtgcacggggccattgtcatgctaaaacaggaaagggccttccccaaactgttgccataaagttggaagcacagatttgtctagaatgtcattgtattctgaagcgttaagatttcccttcactggaactaaggggcctagcccgaaccatgaaaaacagccccagaccattattcctcctccaccaaactttacagttggcactatgcattcagacaggtagcgttctcctggcatcgccaaacccagatttggccGTCGGACTGccggatggtgaagcgtgattcatcactccagagaacgcatttccactgctccagaatcaaATGGCTGAgccttacaccattccagccgatgcttggcattgtgtatggtgatcttaggcttgtgtgcggctgcttggccatggaaacccatttcatgaagctcccgataaaCAGTGctggcgttgcttccagaggcagtttggaactcggtagtgagtgttagaaccgaggacagacgatttttatgcgcttcTGCAcctggcagtcccgttctgtgagcttgtatggcctaccacttAGCAGCTGagtcattgttgctcctagacgtttctacttcacaataacagcacttacagttgaccgggggcagctctagcagggcagaaatttgatgaactgacatgttggaaaggtgttcatcctatgactgtgccacgttgaaagtcactgatctcttcagtaaggccattctactgccaatgttaggctatggagattgcatggctgtgtgctcaattgtatacacctgtctgcaacagatgtggctgaaatagcagaatccaccattttgaagggatgtccacatacaaTTGTATCTATAGTGTACCTTTCTAACTAATATACTATGTTAAGAGTTTACACTGCCTCTTCCAATGAAATGTGGGCAGGTCAAAATaatctattcattttaaaatgttgattacttctacATACCATTATCATTGACAATGATAAATGACAAAGTCTGGTTATGGCTATTTATACTTCCTGTTATTTTGTGGAGGATAGACTAAGGGTCATGAAACAGTGTTTCAGTAGGAAACAACATACTTTATTAATTCTGTCTGGTTCACATCTCTTGGTAGAATCACTTCCCCACATCCTCATTCATAATAGTAAAAGCATGCTTTAAAGAGATGGACAAATAGATGTTAATCTATGTTATATTATATAGACAGTAAGCTTTTCAAACAAAGCCCTATGGCAATCTATGGGGAGaggcagataaaaaaaaaaacaggtggGGCTAGCCCCCATTAGAGGGGTATGATTGGAGGACCAAGGTAAGGGACTAGGGGTAAAAATGGACAGGAGTAGGGTCAGGGTTTGGGAAAGTTTGGATGTTGTGCGCATGGAGTAAAATGTAACatacacttcatatgtatatatttagcAATGCTTAACATAGCTGAGCTCACAAGCAAACATTTTAATAGTTTAAGCCTTATATGCTGTCCGAAGGCAAATCATCCAGAAATCAAAAGAGAACATTGATCGGTTTGCCTTCCAGGTAACTTAGCTATATGAAGATAAAGGAAGAGTGAGATAGACAGAAGGAAAATTGTGtgtattttttgggggagggggggataaGGACACTTGGTGAAGAAGGCCATCAGGTGCTGTGGTTGAGCTGTGGTTTACTCATCTGCAAAATATAGAGAAAAGAGTCAACCATATGTGCCAAACTATCAAGCAATGTATTCAGACATGTGATCCAAAGCGTTGCCTATATATtgtacatctctctgtctgtttgttattGAGTTTCTATCTAACACTCACTCTTGTACTCCTTCAGCTGCATCATCCTGGGGTAAGCTGCCATCCTCTGATGGGGGACTGTGGGAAACAAACAGTAACATGAGACAACAACAgtcccatcaccaccactatgtACCTACCAGATATAACGTTCTCGAGAAGAGAGGAAAAtaagggagagggaaagaagagaagagagggaaagaagaaagaagagagggaaaagaaagggaaagaagagaggaaaGTGAAAGAGAGGCTAGTGAAACAACAGAGGAGAgtgaaagaagagagaggagagggaaagaagagagaggagagggaaagaagagaggagagggaaagaagagagaggagagggaaagaagagagaggagagggaaagaagagaggagagtgaaagaagagaggaaagtgaaagaagagaggagagtgaaaGAAGAGAGGAAAGTGAAAGAAGAGAGGCGAGTGAAAGAACAAagagggaaagaagagaggagagtgaaataacagagaggagaggagagtgaaagaagagaggagagggaaagaagagagCAATGGTGAATTTATATTAAATACTTGGTTTAGGGGGTGGGTGGAAgaaataagagagggagagacaagagaCATGAAGTTATGAGGTGGTGGggggtgaggaggtgaggaggtagGGGTGAGGACGAGGTGGTGGTTTGGAGGTGTTGGTGGAGGGGGGGGTAAGCTCACCTGGCTGAGGTGTGGGGGGAGCAGGGGGCTTCTCCTGGGCCATCTGGAAGAGCAGCCAATAACGCACCCAGGTCTCAAAGCCCTGAGGGACACAGTCAGGGTTCAGGGTAAGATATGGTTGGGCGAtatggtattttatgtttttcaataataaatgttttaaatatgCTTAGTGAGTATGTCATGAGCCTAGGGTGGCAGCACATACATtataagtgatttcaatggggcTTTCTCCACTTATAATGTTCAATCTAACTACAAACTAAAATCATTTTCAGCATTTTCAACAATTTCTGGATTTCCTGCACTTTAATTATAATTTCCACACTGTGCCACACAGCATGATATAGTCAAAAAATGGTGAACTGTTAAAATCATGGAAATATAACAATTGTTCTGATTCTATAATTGGAATATAGTGGGCAGAACCTTGAATACATTGTTGTTTGACAAGACACCGAATGAATAAGCCAGTGAGGAATtattgacagggtaggaaccaaagtgttggtctgTGTTTTCAGGTGACCCTAATTAGATGTTAAATTACATGTTTTCTTActtcatgtagctagctaaccaacatattcatgcttcacCTTTTCCTCTCTGATAAGATACCGTTGCACAAAAATGCTAATCTAGGTCTACACCAGCACTGGTACCAGAcagtattagctaactagctacgttCGCTCTGACTGTTAGTACATTTAGCCAGTTAACTAGCGATTACCGGTTAACAGTAATTATTTTTACTACACCTTGCCAAGAATAGACAGTAGTTTGCAGACAGCAAGATACAAACAATAAGTGTAATTATAGAGTGCTAGTGGAAAGCGAATGTTGCATCCATCTGACCATGCGGAGTGAACGGCAAGAAAGTGCTCATGACTCAGTGGTCGAGCAACTGCTCTCTCCTTGAGTGACGGGGCAGGGCTTGGTGTGGTTAGCAGCATGTagcagcaggaggagagagagagcgattacTTAAGTAGCAAacagagtaaactataaaaacagACATTATTAGCGCCGGAGTATCTATCACATTTGGTTTAGAAGGTCATTTTAAAACTCAAACCGGTCCTTGCATCATTACCGGTATATAGTAAAACACTGTGCACCGCACAGCCCTTGGGTAAGATACTGTAAGGTAATGTGGATCATGTCATGATTATTTATGGATATTCATACATGTGTCTTAGGGTGTTATCAGGgttcctatacagtgcactacttttgaccacaagccttatgaccctggtcaaaagtagtgtactaaaagaggaatagggtgccatttgggatgcatctaaGTCTCACCTCCCACTCAGTCTCCTCCACCTGTTGCTTCAGGCTCTGCAGGTTGGCCAGGAACGTCTCGTTGAACTGTGGCAGCTGGGGGTTCTGCACAATAAAATAATGAATCAATCAATGGCTGATATttaaactgttcctgtctttgtAGAGGGGACTTCAATGCAAAGGGTGGATTCATTGATGAATATGTATTTATTAATTTACCTGCAGCAGATCCTTCACTTGATCCTCCAGGCTCACAATTGCAATTGCAGTGGCCTCCAGGTTCTGATGGGagagcagacagtcagacagacaaaaatactcagctttttattttaatttcaaaGGAGCAGGAGGGAGCTTAGTCCTAGGGGACACAAGTTAACATTTCAAAGTGAGCTtgttgctgccatctagtggctgtTTTCCCTCAGTTCATAAAAGCCTTGAAGACAGCctttcttaaagtatgggtcgCGGACCTATTCATGAACACTGTGTATCAACAGACTCATtgtctttatttttttaactCAAAGGCCATGAACTCCTGAGCTGTGTGAAGTGGCATGTGTTATGGTTACTTTGCCTGGTCTTGTGAGTATATTGTTTTAGTGTGTGTATCGGTCTAATGTATTGGTCTAGTAGTGTGCATGCTGCATCCAGAGAAAATGTTAGTTTTTTAATGATTGTGTTTACAGATGTTGGTTcatcatttgatcaccctgttgcaggaaattaaacacttgtagtgtatttgaggtttaaaaagacttctaaagtttgtaatttccacttacaaatttcagacttgattttcacaTATGAAtaatatatcaacccctacaaaaatgtccattaatagtGGGTCGCGACATGTCAGAGAACGTGTATAGTTACTTCATTCATTACTAGAATTGATGTGGCAATGTGCAACTGTGCTCTCTGTAAGTGCGCTCCATGCTTAGCAGTGGtgtctctgctcagtttggcagctgcACGAGTGGGAGGGAGACACCTGTGTGCTTTGCGGTTTACATCTTTTTCCTGCAGTTTTATTGAAGATCCCTCCGCGACCCACAAGCTGCAGCGCTGTCATTCAGCAGCAGATGATGCGCTCTCAGCCATTCACTTATCATTCCCACTTGCCATCACTCACCGCTGTCATCAAATGGACTCAAgctagccacaagttctgactgagctcaatcgTCAAGAAACCCAAATCCAGAAATGAGTTTCGCTCTCTTTTTTTTCATACAACCTTTGAGAAATAAAGAGGAGCGCCCACAATGTGTCTTGTGTgggaagtgcttagtaatgagtctctcaaACAGGggtggaaatcccgggggggacgggggggacacgacccccccatcctgggaaaaatatgatttgtccccccccaatatatcactgaaacataactatgtaatttaaataatattaataatacgcaatgaaagcaactgtgctgattatagacacttaatagcgcgtttttaagtttcaaaagattgcgacccccccaccctttgcctcacaatggtttgatccactgccagttccttagttggcaaggtaacagaggggtcgtgtctactgtctgaaaggcactcaatgaacgtaactgacgtgaggttaatccagtcaatcgcgcacaaacactagctgaatatgcagagctagcgcgcaaatattacctattaagctagctagtacctattccatttatgtggccttgtcaaagatggaatctttgctatcgtcaatttattccaagatcagcatgcagatgatgtaaattagtgcttcaaagtccctgtgataaggttagcgataaactgaagtccaaactgaacagaactacactctcttctaccattgtcttaaatatatttaatggtctcggtacaaaagctaaattgtcgcaagggaacttttatttatttatttattttatttcacctttatttaacccaggtagcaaagattatagcaaacaccactga
This genomic window contains:
- the LOC106611873 gene encoding SLC35A4 upstream open reading frame protein, translating into MLLSTPGIRVDHRAFNRAKMADDKDPFKQMKNLNQLKNQLEEIQKRVESEFAEGIPQGGSVLASPFLKGFLAGYMVAKLRSSAVIGVVLGTFTGIYAAQNYQVPNIESTLKDYMSLFRKGPK